One window of the Arthrobacter sp. D5-1 genome contains the following:
- the mtr gene encoding mycothione reductase, translated as MHTTSSKAAVDRHYDLIIIGTGSGNSIPGPGFEDRSIAIIEEATFGGTCLNAGCIPSKMYVHTADTALQTARSARLGLHAEVNSVDWPGIVGRIFENRVDPIAAAGEEYRRGPQTPNIDVYDQHAVFIGERTLQTGQGNQQKTISGDQVVIAAGSRPFIPEAIAASGVRYHTNEDIMRLPHLPKSLVVIGGGYIAMEFAHVFDALGTDVTIIARSTLLRNLDEDLHDPFNDLAAERFDVRSGRTIIGADQTSQGITVRLDDGTSATGEVLLVATGRIPNGDLLDLPSGRIETIGAGRIKVDDYGRSTSAAGVWALGDVSSPYMLKHVANAEMRAVRHNLLNPECLQRMPHDHVPAATFTHPQIATVGMTESQAREHGHNVTTKVQSYGDVAYGWALEDTTGICKLIADKDTGKLLGAHYMGPQASTLIQQMITVLAFDLDVRTFAANQYWIHPALPEVTENALLGLTFNQPDRTNTVFRARPGVDH; from the coding sequence ATGCACACCACTTCCAGCAAGGCCGCCGTGGATCGGCATTACGACCTGATCATCATCGGCACGGGCTCCGGGAACTCCATTCCCGGACCCGGGTTCGAAGACCGGTCGATCGCGATCATCGAGGAAGCGACGTTCGGCGGCACCTGCCTGAACGCTGGCTGCATCCCCTCAAAAATGTACGTCCACACCGCCGACACCGCGCTGCAGACCGCCAGGTCCGCACGGCTGGGCCTCCACGCCGAGGTCAACTCCGTAGACTGGCCTGGCATAGTGGGCCGGATCTTCGAGAACCGCGTCGACCCCATTGCCGCCGCCGGTGAGGAATACCGGCGCGGACCACAGACTCCGAACATCGATGTCTACGACCAGCACGCTGTCTTCATCGGAGAACGCACCTTGCAAACAGGTCAAGGCAACCAGCAGAAAACCATCTCGGGTGACCAGGTTGTCATCGCCGCGGGCTCCCGCCCCTTCATCCCCGAGGCCATCGCCGCTTCGGGCGTGCGGTACCACACCAATGAAGACATCATGCGGCTCCCTCATCTACCCAAATCATTGGTGGTCATCGGCGGCGGCTACATCGCCATGGAGTTCGCCCACGTCTTCGACGCCCTCGGCACGGACGTCACAATCATCGCCCGCTCCACACTCCTGCGGAACCTCGACGAGGACCTGCACGACCCGTTTAACGACCTCGCCGCCGAACGCTTCGACGTCCGGTCCGGCCGGACCATCATCGGCGCCGACCAGACAAGTCAAGGTATAACCGTCAGGCTCGACGACGGCACCTCCGCCACCGGGGAGGTACTGCTGGTAGCGACCGGGCGCATCCCCAACGGGGACCTGCTGGACCTGCCCTCCGGCAGGATCGAGACGATAGGCGCCGGACGCATCAAGGTCGATGACTACGGCCGGTCAACCTCCGCCGCGGGAGTTTGGGCCCTCGGCGACGTTTCATCGCCCTACATGCTCAAACACGTCGCCAACGCCGAGATGCGCGCGGTGCGGCACAACCTGCTCAACCCGGAATGCCTGCAGAGAATGCCCCACGACCACGTCCCCGCCGCCACCTTCACCCACCCCCAGATCGCCACCGTCGGGATGACCGAATCCCAAGCCCGCGAACACGGCCACAACGTGACAACCAAAGTCCAAAGCTACGGGGACGTCGCCTACGGTTGGGCCCTGGAAGACACCACCGGCATCTGCAAACTCATCGCCGACAAAGACACCGGCAAACTCCTCGGCGCCCACTACATGGGCCCCCAAGCATCAACCCTGATCCAGCAGATGATCACCGTCCTGGCCTTCGACCTCGATGTACGCACGTTCGCTGCCAACCAATACTGGATTCACCCCGCACTACCCGAGGTCACCGAAAACGCCCTGCTCGGTCTCACCTTCAACCAACCGGACCGCACCAACACCGTCTTCCGCGCACGCCCCGGCGTGGACCACTGA